The following proteins are co-located in the Fructilactobacillus carniphilus genome:
- a CDS encoding GNAT family N-acetyltransferase — MLNKFKEWYRQNINDRKEQRITEALEFKNRIVEISGMKYFLGKGSMTDLPDIVKVDQAAYGSKVKWGPKRFKAGLKNQNDRFYLILRHADELVGFICIVISRKKSCCHIENLAILPGFQKRGLGYFLVTTIIERAREMELRRVVFTCRKSNDRSQSLVRDLGFVLVEEEPNYYDDGEAAVNYQLHLDQRNYLAASNFGR, encoded by the coding sequence ATGTTGAACAAGTTTAAAGAGTGGTACCGCCAAAACATTAACGACCGCAAGGAACAACGGATTACCGAAGCACTGGAATTTAAAAACCGGATTGTGGAAATTAGTGGGATGAAATATTTCCTCGGGAAGGGTTCCATGACTGATTTGCCGGACATTGTGAAGGTGGATCAGGCTGCGTATGGGAGCAAGGTCAAATGGGGACCTAAACGCTTTAAGGCGGGGTTAAAAAATCAGAACGATCGCTTTTATCTGATTTTGCGTCATGCCGATGAGTTAGTCGGTTTTATCTGCATCGTGATTTCTCGGAAAAAAAGTTGTTGTCACATTGAAAACCTAGCGATTCTTCCGGGGTTTCAAAAACGCGGGCTCGGCTATTTTCTGGTGACGACCATTATCGAACGGGCGCGGGAGATGGAATTACGCCGGGTCGTGTTTACCTGTCGGAAGAGTAACGATCGTTCGCAAAGTTTGGTGCGCGATTTAGGGTTTGTCTTGGTAGAAGAAGAGCCTAATTATTACGATGACGGGGAAGCAGCGGTTAACTACCAGTTGCATTTAGATCAACGGAACTATTTAGCGGCCAGCAACTTTGGCCGGTAG
- a CDS encoding cyclic-di-AMP receptor, protein MKLVLAIIQEKDAGKLQAQLNEHKIIATQLPTKGGFLRAKNVTYMVGINDERVPELLDLIKHSCQARDQYVTPPINLVGSINDTAYPVEVEVGGATVMVLPIEDFFRF, encoded by the coding sequence ATGAAATTAGTCCTAGCGATTATTCAAGAAAAAGATGCCGGTAAATTGCAAGCCCAGTTAAACGAACACAAAATCATTGCCACACAACTACCCACAAAGGGTGGTTTTTTGCGGGCTAAAAACGTGACGTACATGGTGGGAATCAATGACGAACGGGTCCCAGAGTTACTCGATTTAATTAAGCACTCTTGTCAGGCGCGGGATCAGTACGTAACGCCACCCATTAACCTGGTGGGGAGCATTAACGACACGGCTTACCCGGTCGAAGTTGAAGTTGGGGGAGCCACGGTCATGGTGCTGCCGATTGAAGACTTTTTCCGGTTCTAG
- a CDS encoding YaaL family protein — protein sequence MFNFFKPKNFEKEYDEELLQSLNLLKQDWDQAQQTEAAVADVDPQVKAQTELAKQKFEFMYRQARLRKIKNDHIQSSVYDS from the coding sequence ATGTTTAACTTTTTTAAGCCCAAGAACTTCGAAAAGGAGTACGATGAAGAGCTACTCCAGTCGTTGAACCTGTTAAAACAGGATTGGGACCAGGCCCAACAAACAGAAGCAGCCGTGGCGGATGTTGATCCGCAGGTGAAGGCCCAAACCGAATTAGCCAAGCAAAAATTTGAATTTATGTACCGCCAAGCCCGACTCCGGAAGATTAAAAACGATCACATTCAGTCAAGCGTGTACGATTCGTAA
- a CDS encoding YbaB/EbfC family nucleoid-associated protein: protein MAMNGMNMGKLMKQAQDMQRKMSAQQAEIDQQEFTGKAPDDLVVATFTGDRKMKDLQIKKEALDPDDPDMISDLTIAAVNDALEQIDETTKNKMGQFTQGMNIPGL from the coding sequence ATGGCAATGAACGGAATGAACATGGGTAAGTTAATGAAGCAAGCACAAGACATGCAACGCAAGATGAGTGCCCAACAAGCAGAAATTGACCAACAAGAATTCACGGGTAAAGCTCCCGATGACTTAGTGGTTGCTACTTTTACCGGGGACCGGAAGATGAAGGATTTACAAATTAAAAAAGAAGCATTGGATCCCGATGATCCGGACATGATTTCTGATTTGACGATTGCAGCCGTGAACGACGCATTGGAACAAATTGACGAAACCACGAAGAACAAGATGGGACAATTCACCCAGGGAATGAACATCCCCGGACTTTAA
- the tmk gene encoding dTMP kinase has protein sequence MSGHFITFEGNDGAGKTTVLNQVVDRLQPQLGKQLVVTREPGGDPIAEKIRNLIVDEQNEAMDDRTEALLFAAARRQHLEQTVLPALAQEQVVLCDRYVDSSVAYQGAGRQLGEQEVLELNQFATNGVLPDLTIYFAVPVAVGLERIEHRDEQSTNRLDREQRDFYVRVHDAYERLSQAHPERIVRVDATQSVTTVTNQVLAIITQHLK, from the coding sequence ATGAGCGGGCACTTTATCACGTTTGAAGGAAACGACGGCGCTGGAAAAACCACCGTCTTAAACCAGGTTGTAGACCGATTGCAACCCCAGTTGGGGAAGCAATTGGTGGTTACTCGCGAACCCGGGGGCGATCCGATCGCAGAAAAAATCCGGAATTTAATTGTAGATGAACAAAACGAGGCCATGGATGACCGCACGGAAGCACTCCTCTTTGCGGCGGCGCGACGCCAGCACCTGGAACAGACGGTGTTGCCCGCGCTAGCACAAGAACAAGTGGTCCTTTGTGATCGCTATGTCGATAGCTCGGTGGCCTATCAAGGGGCCGGACGGCAGTTAGGTGAACAGGAAGTGCTGGAGTTAAATCAGTTTGCCACGAACGGCGTGCTCCCTGATTTAACCATTTACTTTGCGGTTCCGGTTGCGGTGGGTTTGGAACGGATTGAACACCGCGATGAACAGTCCACTAACCGGTTAGATCGTGAGCAGCGTGATTTTTACGTCCGAGTCCATGATGCTTACGAACGTCTTTCTCAAGCGCATCCCGAACGAATTGTGCGGGTGGATGCGACCCAATCAGTAACAACTGTAACTAACCAGGTACTCGCCATTATTACGCAACACTTGAAGTAA
- a CDS encoding DNA replication initiation control protein YabA has protein sequence MSTKNVDEGMDDLSTQFEQMLTKITTLRTKVAAVLEENSELRIENEHLRELLGAAEKKHQGVRELSQSKKNLEKLYNQGYHICNQYYGKRREANESCIFCTDIIYGER, from the coding sequence TTGTCAACCAAAAATGTAGATGAGGGCATGGATGACCTTTCTACGCAGTTTGAGCAAATGCTGACCAAAATTACGACGCTACGCACCAAGGTGGCCGCAGTTTTGGAGGAAAATTCGGAATTACGAATCGAAAATGAACACCTGCGCGAGCTCTTAGGGGCCGCGGAAAAAAAGCATCAGGGCGTGCGGGAGTTATCCCAATCTAAAAAGAACCTCGAAAAACTCTATAATCAGGGTTATCACATTTGTAACCAGTACTACGGCAAACGCCGGGAAGCGAACGAAAGCTGCATCTTTTGTACTGACATTATTTACGGAGAACGGTAA
- the recR gene encoding recombination mediator RecR, with protein MQYPEPVAKLIDGFMHLPGIGEKTATRLAFYTIDMPKDEVQQFAQALNDTKEKLTFCSVCGNITETDPCEICSDPLRDQSQVLVVEQPKDIATMEKMKDYHGLYHVLHGVLSPMEGKGPDDINISSLIKRLQQNETIKEVIIATNATPEGDATAMYLARLLKPAGLKVTRLARGLAVGSDIEYADEMTLFRAVEGRTEM; from the coding sequence ATGCAGTATCCAGAACCAGTGGCTAAGCTCATTGATGGTTTCATGCACCTGCCTGGAATCGGGGAAAAAACGGCCACCCGGTTGGCATTTTATACGATTGATATGCCCAAGGATGAGGTGCAGCAGTTTGCCCAAGCTTTAAATGATACGAAGGAAAAATTAACCTTCTGTTCCGTGTGCGGTAATATCACGGAAACCGATCCGTGTGAAATCTGCAGTGATCCTCTGCGTGATCAATCCCAAGTGTTGGTGGTAGAGCAACCCAAAGACATTGCCACCATGGAAAAGATGAAGGATTACCACGGGCTGTACCACGTGTTACACGGAGTACTGTCGCCAATGGAGGGCAAGGGTCCTGATGACATTAACATCAGCTCTTTAATTAAACGGTTGCAACAAAACGAGACCATCAAAGAAGTGATTATTGCTACAAACGCCACGCCGGAAGGGGACGCCACGGCGATGTACTTGGCGCGCTTGTTAAAACCGGCCGGATTAAAGGTGACCCGCTTAGCCCGGGGACTGGCCGTGGGAAGTGACATTGAGTACGCCGATGAAATGACCCTGTTTCGGGCGGTGGAAGGACGAACGGAAATGTGA
- a CDS encoding ABC transporter ATP-binding protein/permease → MAYLQLQDIHKSYQVDHQEFHVLNGINLDFERGEFVSILGESGGGKTTLMNIIAGLDSQYTGDVLLNGKSLKHDTPKELDQYRRSTIGFVFQSFNLVSHLTIRANVMVSLEMTNLSHHEQVKRADELLDQVGLSEHKNKYPNQLSGGQKQRVSIARALASDPDIIIADEPTGALDAQNTDEILRLLNQIAEDGKLVIAVTHSQIVADYGTRIVHLANGLIDDDRVLKPAYPVDEQQKPFRDKVASMKSMAGMAWQHFRYNLKRNLLIMFGAAIGIFSVIVMLGLGNGTKGYINHEIYSQINPNTIQVAKNVESDNPTPKETMLKQSDVNRLKKVSGVKKVSPGYFAAGSARLKSGDQTIPLTLVQTFDNTLRKSNIKYGRAPRANEILISKKEAKQINHDHPNQALGTKATFYLSASDDQTQTPQIMQKEVTISGITDGNSLPDAVTYGTLQSMYRANNIPFGPNYLAVDITGGVQNVQPVQDRIKAIMNGNKPAFQITGAGSIVSTLNTYVNLAVAVLTSIAAISLLVSAIMIIVVLYISVAERTKEIGILRALGFSKGNIRKLFIFESVFLGFFSAVLAIILAYLVEWGANSLSQGGIQYNIMQISVGNAIFGLVVSVVICLLAALLPARKAAKVDPVVSLSAE, encoded by the coding sequence ATGGCCTATTTACAACTACAGGATATCCACAAGTCTTATCAAGTGGATCATCAGGAATTTCACGTTTTAAACGGGATTAACCTGGACTTCGAACGAGGCGAATTCGTTTCGATTCTGGGAGAATCCGGTGGTGGAAAGACCACGTTAATGAACATCATTGCGGGGTTAGACAGCCAGTATACCGGCGACGTGTTACTGAACGGGAAATCGTTGAAACATGATACGCCGAAGGAACTGGACCAATACCGCCGGAGTACGATTGGGTTTGTGTTCCAAAGTTTTAACCTAGTTAGCCACCTGACGATTCGGGCCAACGTCATGGTTTCGTTAGAGATGACGAACCTGTCACACCATGAACAGGTGAAACGTGCGGATGAATTATTAGATCAGGTGGGACTGTCCGAACATAAGAACAAGTACCCGAACCAATTATCAGGTGGGCAAAAGCAACGGGTTTCGATTGCGCGGGCGTTGGCTTCTGACCCAGACATCATCATTGCTGATGAACCAACGGGAGCGTTGGATGCCCAAAATACCGACGAAATTTTGCGGTTACTAAATCAAATCGCAGAAGACGGGAAACTCGTGATTGCTGTAACCCACTCCCAAATAGTGGCTGATTACGGAACTCGGATTGTGCATCTGGCCAACGGGTTGATTGACGATGACCGGGTTTTAAAACCGGCTTATCCGGTTGACGAGCAACAAAAACCGTTCCGGGATAAAGTAGCTAGCATGAAGTCGATGGCTGGGATGGCTTGGCAACACTTCCGCTATAACTTGAAGCGGAACCTGTTGATCATGTTTGGCGCCGCCATCGGAATCTTTAGTGTGATTGTAATGCTGGGACTCGGAAACGGGACCAAGGGGTACATTAACCACGAAATTTATTCCCAAATTAATCCGAACACGATTCAAGTGGCTAAAAACGTGGAAAGTGACAATCCGACGCCTAAGGAAACTATGTTGAAGCAAAGTGACGTTAATCGTTTGAAAAAGGTTTCAGGCGTTAAAAAAGTGTCACCCGGTTACTTTGCTGCCGGGAGTGCACGGTTAAAGAGTGGCGACCAAACAATTCCGTTGACCCTCGTGCAAACCTTTGATAACACCTTGCGCAAGTCCAACATTAAGTACGGTCGGGCTCCGCGGGCCAATGAAATTTTGATTAGTAAAAAGGAAGCCAAACAGATTAACCATGACCACCCGAACCAGGCCTTGGGAACGAAGGCAACTTTCTATCTGAGTGCTTCTGACGATCAAACGCAGACACCACAGATTATGCAAAAGGAAGTAACCATCAGTGGGATTACGGATGGGAACAGCTTACCGGATGCCGTGACCTACGGAACGTTACAGTCGATGTACCGAGCTAACAACATTCCGTTTGGACCGAACTACCTTGCGGTGGACATCACTGGAGGGGTGCAAAACGTGCAACCAGTTCAAGATCGGATTAAGGCCATCATGAACGGCAACAAACCGGCCTTCCAGATTACGGGAGCTGGTTCTATTGTCTCCACGTTAAACACCTACGTGAACCTGGCGGTAGCTGTTTTAACTTCAATTGCGGCCATCTCACTCTTGGTATCTGCCATCATGATCATTGTGGTGCTCTACATCAGTGTGGCCGAACGGACCAAGGAAATTGGAATTCTCCGGGCGCTTGGTTTTTCGAAGGGGAACATCCGGAAACTGTTTATTTTTGAATCAGTGTTCCTCGGCTTCTTCTCGGCGGTGCTTGCCATTATTCTGGCTTACCTAGTCGAATGGGGGGCGAACTCCTTGTCGCAAGGTGGGATTCAATACAACATCATGCAAATCTCGGTGGGGAACGCCATCTTTGGCCTCGTAGTTTCTGTCGTCATTTGTTTACTAGCCGCTCTCTTACCAGCTCGTAAAGCTGCTAAGGTGGATCCGGTAGTTAGTTTAAGTGCTGAATAA
- a CDS encoding acyl-[acyl-carrier-protein] thioesterase produces MPASVFSERYKIANFQTEIHGKITLQCLIDSFIQVSEDESVELSVGVSDVQATGVTWIVVQQDLHIHRLPRANERVRIETQAASHTNYFARRLYRVYDQADNLLVDVESLWVMMDLQTRKMVKINPALTEPFGSEHVKRLPRLTKIPNLSGEPDQTMTYPVLFTDIDFNGHVSNTHYVGWITNTLDFDFLRDYLPTDFSIKYADEVRYGDEVVSQAQFLDRDEAHPVTVHQIMAADQVRATAQIKWAKIKPKKADA; encoded by the coding sequence ATGCCAGCTTCAGTTTTTTCAGAAAGATACAAAATTGCCAATTTTCAAACCGAAATTCACGGGAAAATCACCCTCCAGTGTCTGATTGATAGCTTTATTCAGGTCTCAGAAGATGAATCGGTTGAACTTTCCGTGGGAGTGAGTGATGTGCAGGCAACCGGGGTGACCTGGATTGTGGTGCAACAGGATTTACACATCCATCGGTTGCCTCGGGCTAACGAACGAGTGCGGATTGAAACCCAAGCGGCTTCTCATACCAACTACTTTGCCCGTCGTTTGTACCGGGTGTATGACCAGGCTGATAACCTGTTGGTTGATGTGGAAAGTCTGTGGGTCATGATGGATTTGCAGACGAGAAAAATGGTCAAAATTAATCCGGCGTTAACCGAACCCTTTGGAAGCGAACACGTCAAACGCTTGCCACGCTTGACCAAGATTCCTAATCTGAGTGGGGAACCGGATCAAACGATGACTTATCCCGTGTTGTTTACTGACATTGACTTTAACGGTCACGTTAGCAACACTCACTACGTGGGCTGGATTACCAACACTCTGGACTTTGACTTCCTGCGGGATTACCTGCCGACGGACTTTAGCATTAAGTATGCTGATGAGGTGCGGTACGGGGATGAAGTGGTTAGTCAGGCCCAATTCTTGGATCGAGATGAAGCACACCCCGTTACGGTCCACCAAATTATGGCGGCGGACCAGGTGCGGGCGACGGCCCAAATTAAGTGGGCAAAGATTAAACCAAAGAAGGCGGATGCATGA
- the holB gene encoding DNA polymerase III subunit delta' — protein METTAAQHLLADVNAKQPDLIQHFVQVVQAGDLSHAYLFSGSAGDGKLAVAKVTTMALFCLHPTKEGFPCGACNECLRIANDEHPDVLVIEPDGQSIKIEQVRALKREFSKSAVEGNQKVFIIDAADTMTVGAANSLLKVIEEPLATVTAFLLTTDYHHILPTIRSRTQLVEFPQIKQAALQSYLAERDLSKTEINLALQITNSTTELDQLIAEQWLSKMKQQIEGWFTWISKGDVRAFPLVQTNLMPLIKDRFSQNVTITMMCLIFKDVFNVKFRNRAPEQLAFGDIYDLLKSTADQLSDHQIVSMINDILATSQLQRVNVGFQGSLEVLTLKCLQSITSE, from the coding sequence ATGGAAACCACGGCAGCACAGCACTTACTAGCGGACGTGAACGCCAAACAACCCGATCTGATTCAGCACTTTGTCCAAGTAGTGCAAGCGGGTGACCTGAGTCATGCGTATTTATTCTCAGGTAGTGCTGGGGATGGTAAATTAGCGGTCGCCAAGGTTACTACGATGGCACTGTTTTGCTTACATCCCACTAAGGAAGGATTTCCCTGTGGAGCATGTAACGAGTGCCTGCGGATTGCGAACGATGAACATCCAGACGTTTTAGTGATTGAACCGGACGGCCAATCAATTAAGATTGAGCAGGTGCGGGCGTTGAAACGGGAGTTTTCTAAGAGTGCGGTCGAAGGCAATCAGAAGGTCTTTATCATTGATGCCGCCGACACGATGACGGTCGGAGCGGCTAACAGTCTACTGAAGGTGATTGAAGAACCGCTGGCGACGGTAACGGCCTTTTTGTTGACCACCGATTACCACCACATTTTGCCGACGATTCGGTCACGGACCCAGTTAGTGGAATTCCCGCAAATTAAACAAGCAGCCTTACAAAGTTATTTGGCGGAGCGGGATTTGAGCAAGACGGAGATTAACTTGGCCCTGCAAATCACGAACTCCACCACCGAGTTGGATCAGCTGATTGCGGAGCAGTGGCTCAGTAAGATGAAGCAACAAATTGAAGGCTGGTTTACCTGGATTAGCAAGGGTGATGTGCGAGCCTTTCCGTTAGTCCAGACGAACTTAATGCCCTTGATTAAGGACCGCTTTAGTCAAAACGTGACAATTACAATGATGTGTTTAATTTTCAAGGATGTATTTAACGTCAAATTTAGGAACCGCGCTCCAGAGCAACTGGCATTTGGTGATATTTATGATTTGCTTAAATCAACGGCTGACCAATTGTCAGATCACCAAATTGTCAGTATGATTAATGACATACTGGCAACGTCTCAGTTGCAAAGAGTGAACGTAGGGTTTCAGGGCAGCTTAGAAGTGCTGACGTTAAAATGTTTGCAGTCCATAACTAGCGAATGA
- the tsaB gene encoding tRNA (adenosine(37)-N6)-threonylcarbamoyltransferase complex dimerization subunit type 1 TsaB, whose translation MKTLAIDTSNRPLSVAVVDGEQVLATTTITTQRKHAAYAMDEVARLVKLANLTPADLERVVIAVGPGSYTGLRVAVTIGKVLATTLNIDLVTVSSLQTLALNVTTEQQLVVPLFDARNDIVFSGCYRIKKTGPRSVLPEQHVEIAAWLDQLAALHEPITFVGEDVAHFLPQLQARLGKRAHTVTGMDNLPQAGQLGLYGERLTPVANIDQVVPHYLRLTQAEAEWQDKHPGEGSTNYVEQV comes from the coding sequence ATGAAAACGCTAGCAATTGATACGTCGAATCGACCGCTCTCGGTGGCCGTAGTCGACGGAGAGCAAGTTCTTGCAACGACTACAATCACGACCCAGCGCAAACATGCGGCGTACGCCATGGATGAAGTAGCGCGGTTGGTTAAGTTGGCCAACTTGACACCGGCGGATTTAGAACGCGTGGTGATTGCCGTGGGACCAGGGTCTTATACCGGATTACGGGTGGCCGTGACGATTGGGAAGGTTTTAGCGACAACCTTGAACATTGATTTAGTGACCGTTTCGAGTTTGCAAACGTTGGCCTTAAACGTTACGACGGAGCAGCAACTGGTGGTACCGTTGTTTGATGCCCGAAACGACATCGTTTTCTCTGGTTGCTACCGGATTAAGAAGACCGGACCCCGCTCGGTTTTACCCGAACAACACGTGGAAATTGCTGCTTGGCTCGATCAATTAGCGGCTTTGCACGAACCGATTACGTTTGTGGGCGAAGACGTTGCCCACTTTTTACCGCAACTTCAAGCACGGTTGGGCAAGCGGGCCCATACGGTGACGGGAATGGATAATCTGCCTCAGGCCGGGCAATTAGGTCTGTACGGGGAACGCTTAACGCCCGTTGCCAACATCGACCAAGTGGTGCCACACTACCTCCGCTTGACGCAGGCCGAAGCAGAATGGCAGGACAAACACCCAGGAGAAGGATCGACCAACTATGTTGAACAAGTTTAA
- the tsaD gene encoding tRNA (adenosine(37)-N6)-threonylcarbamoyltransferase complex transferase subunit TsaD: MEEETSLILAFETSCDETSVAVIKSGNEILSNVVATQIKSHQRFGGVVPEVASRHHIEQITICLKKALQTAQVTYADLTGVAITYGPGLVGSLLVGITAAKAVAWAHNLPLIPVNHLAGHIYATNFVTPIQFPALALVVSGGHTELVWMPKEGEFQIIGETRDDAAGETYDKIGRVLGINYPAGPTVDQWAQSGQDTFDFPRAMVKEDNFDFSFSGLKSAFINTVHHAEQVGETLNKQDLATSFQAAVVDVLVTKSLAALQQYPTKEFILVGGVAANHGLRTALQTAVEKQGVPFVMAPLKLCGDNAAMIGAAGAMLQRHGARADMLLNADPGLEFDWEADAAR, encoded by the coding sequence GTGGAAGAAGAAACAAGTTTAATCCTGGCGTTTGAAACGAGTTGTGATGAAACCAGCGTGGCGGTCATTAAGAGTGGCAATGAAATTCTGAGTAACGTGGTGGCCACCCAGATTAAAAGTCACCAGCGGTTTGGCGGAGTTGTTCCCGAAGTCGCTAGCCGGCATCACATTGAACAAATTACCATTTGCCTAAAAAAGGCGCTGCAAACGGCCCAAGTTACTTATGCAGATCTGACGGGCGTTGCCATTACATATGGACCTGGTTTGGTGGGTTCCTTACTGGTCGGGATTACGGCTGCCAAGGCGGTGGCCTGGGCGCACAATTTACCGTTAATCCCGGTTAATCATTTGGCTGGCCACATTTATGCCACCAACTTTGTAACCCCGATTCAATTTCCAGCGTTAGCGTTGGTGGTTTCTGGTGGGCACACGGAGTTGGTGTGGATGCCTAAAGAAGGCGAGTTTCAGATTATCGGCGAAACCCGGGATGACGCGGCGGGTGAAACCTACGATAAGATTGGCCGGGTTTTAGGCATTAACTACCCCGCTGGTCCCACGGTTGATCAATGGGCTCAGAGTGGACAGGATACCTTTGATTTTCCGCGGGCCATGGTGAAGGAAGATAACTTTGACTTTAGCTTTAGTGGATTAAAGAGTGCTTTCATCAACACCGTGCATCATGCCGAACAAGTGGGCGAAACGCTAAATAAACAAGATTTAGCCACTAGCTTTCAAGCAGCGGTCGTGGACGTGTTAGTGACCAAGTCGCTGGCGGCCTTACAACAGTATCCGACCAAGGAATTTATTTTGGTAGGGGGCGTGGCCGCTAATCACGGATTGCGAACCGCCTTACAGACGGCTGTCGAAAAACAAGGCGTACCGTTTGTGATGGCGCCGTTGAAACTTTGTGGGGATAATGCCGCTATGATTGGCGCAGCTGGGGCCATGTTACAACGCCATGGTGCTCGGGCTGATATGTTGCTAAATGCCGATCCCGGTTTAGAATTTGATTGGGAAGCGGATGCCGCTCGTTAA
- a CDS encoding 3-hydroxyacyl-CoA dehydrogenase, translating to MEFNNVTIIGGGTLGSQIGFMSAFHNKNVTIWGRSAQSIDRTKARIARWETAVQTDLNATDEQIKNAEKHLQFTTDLKDALAGADLVIEALPENVVTKDDFYAQFKDLADPNTILVTNTSTFLPSQFAEATGRPGKFLAYHFANEIWKFNTAEIMPQSKTNPALPAELQRYSKEIGMIPIMINQEQPGYILNSLLVPFLNNALILWSKGIASPEDIDNTWTIGTGAPSGPFRIMDTVGMKTIYEIAHNSSDPDLQAAAEKVKAMIDAGKIGRESGEGFYKYN from the coding sequence ATGGAATTTAACAACGTTACCATCATTGGCGGAGGAACCTTAGGCTCCCAAATTGGCTTTATGTCCGCCTTTCATAACAAGAACGTCACCATCTGGGGCCGTTCTGCTCAATCTATTGACCGAACTAAAGCTCGAATTGCTCGCTGGGAAACGGCAGTTCAGACTGATTTAAACGCCACTGACGAACAAATCAAAAACGCCGAAAAGCACTTACAGTTCACCACTGATTTAAAGGATGCTTTAGCTGGTGCTGATCTGGTAATCGAAGCCCTGCCAGAAAACGTAGTAACTAAGGATGATTTTTACGCTCAGTTCAAGGACCTGGCTGATCCCAATACCATCCTTGTAACTAACACTTCTACCTTCTTACCTTCACAATTTGCTGAAGCAACTGGTCGGCCGGGTAAGTTTTTGGCTTACCACTTTGCCAACGAGATTTGGAAATTCAACACGGCCGAAATCATGCCACAAAGCAAAACTAATCCCGCTCTACCCGCGGAATTGCAACGATACTCTAAAGAAATTGGCATGATTCCAATCATGATTAATCAGGAACAACCAGGCTACATCTTGAACAGTCTCCTGGTTCCCTTTCTAAACAACGCTTTAATCCTCTGGAGCAAGGGAATTGCCAGTCCTGAAGACATCGATAACACTTGGACCATCGGAACTGGAGCCCCCAGCGGTCCCTTCCGGATCATGGATACAGTGGGAATGAAAACCATTTACGAAATCGCCCACAATTCCAGTGACCCTGATTTACAAGCAGCCGCCGAAAAGGTCAAAGCGATGATTGACGCCGGCAAGATTGGACGTGAATCTGGCGAAGGCTTCTACAAATACAACTAA
- the rsmI gene encoding 16S rRNA (cytidine(1402)-2'-O)-methyltransferase codes for MTIYAQSSFAPRQTGILYLVPTPIGNLDDITLRALKVLQTADVIAAEDTRNTQKLLNHFEIKTKQISFHEHNTASRIPELVRMLEDGNTIAQVSDAGMPSISDPGHELVVACIQAHVPVVSLPGSTAGLTSLIASGLAPQPFLFYGFLQRKPKEQRAELTELQNETVTLIFYEAPHRLKQTLKNMVQVLGNRPAALGRELTKKHEEYVRGTLPELLDWATDNQIRGEFVILVGGNPDPQPLATTAAVTETVPIENQVEQLIQTGLKPNQAIKQVAKANRLVRQTVYNRFHQLDQEEKS; via the coding sequence ATGACGATTTATGCCCAAAGTAGTTTTGCGCCCCGCCAAACGGGCATTCTGTATCTGGTTCCAACCCCGATTGGGAATCTGGATGACATTACGTTGCGGGCGCTAAAGGTGCTACAAACTGCGGATGTGATTGCGGCCGAGGATACCCGGAACACGCAAAAATTACTGAATCACTTTGAAATTAAAACGAAACAAATTAGTTTTCACGAACACAACACGGCCAGTCGGATTCCAGAGCTTGTGAGGATGTTAGAGGATGGGAACACGATTGCCCAAGTTAGCGACGCAGGGATGCCATCGATTAGTGATCCAGGTCACGAACTGGTGGTAGCCTGCATTCAGGCCCACGTCCCCGTGGTGAGTTTGCCGGGATCGACCGCCGGCTTAACCAGTTTAATTGCCTCTGGGTTAGCTCCACAGCCGTTTTTGTTTTACGGCTTTTTACAGCGGAAGCCGAAGGAACAACGAGCGGAACTAACCGAATTACAGAACGAAACCGTAACGCTGATTTTTTATGAGGCCCCACATCGGTTGAAACAGACCCTAAAAAACATGGTGCAAGTTTTGGGTAACCGGCCGGCGGCACTAGGACGGGAACTAACCAAAAAGCACGAGGAATACGTGCGGGGAACGCTCCCAGAGCTACTTGACTGGGCGACAGACAATCAGATTCGCGGTGAATTTGTCATCTTAGTTGGTGGCAATCCGGATCCCCAACCATTAGCCACCACGGCAGCGGTTACGGAAACAGTTCCGATTGAAAACCAAGTCGAACAACTAATTCAAACTGGGTTAAAGCCCAATCAAGCCATTAAGCAGGTGGCAAAGGCTAACCGTCTGGTTCGTCAGACCGTCTACAATCGTTTTCACCAGCTTGATCAAGAGGAGAAGAGTTAA